AAATCCAGGCAAAGCTCATCCCGACAGGAATGGCCTAAATAAAGAAAAAAGGACAAGGCATGGCTCAGCTTACCCTAGAACTCCCGGACGAGGTTTTTTCTGCTCGTAAGCAGCCACCCCGTCTCTTTGTGCATGATTTGCGATTGGCCGCGGCGATTCACTGGTATGCGCGTGGCGAAATATCCATGGAAAAGGGGGCATTGATTGCCGGTCTGGATCGGAACGACTTTCTTGAAGCACTTGCCGCCCAGAAGGTTGATGTTTTCTCAGTGGATATGGACAGCTTAGCGAGTGAATTGCAACATGCCTGAAGTAGCGGTCGTCAACGCATCCCCTCTGATATTCCTCTCCAAGGCAGGGATGATCGATCTGCTTCAGCAAGCAGCGTCAAATGTTGTTGTTCCTTGGCCAGTGGCGGAGGAGGTTCAGCAAAGAGGACAAAACGACGTCACGGCCCAGGCATTGAGGAATGCAGAATGGCTGTCCGTTGTCCCTTCACCCTCCATCCCGGTCAGGATACAATTTTGGGATCTTGGACCGGGAGAATCTTCCGTCTTGGCCTCTGCCCTCGCAATCCCCGGCGGAATCGCGGTTATTGACGACGGGGCGGGACGCCGATGCGCCGAAACTCTCGGATTGCCCCTCCTGGGAACACTTGGTTTGGTGATGATCGGCAAAAAAAGAAGGCTCTTTCCAGCTGCCAGACCAATTATCGCGTTGCTGAAACAACATGGGATGTATCTGTCCGAGTCAGTTATTGACCGCGCTATGGCCATGATCGGAGAGTAAACATAGCTGAGTGTTGAAAAACTCCTCCCATATCAGTCACACCCAACAAAGGAGAGCGCCATGGCGGAGAAGCAGCCCCAAAGACCAGAGGACCTTTCCATTTGGCCGGACGCCCAACAAATGATCGAGAAGGCCAGACGCGACAACGTGGAAACCGTTTGGGACAGGCTTTCGGAGCAAAGGCCGGGCTGTACGTTCTGTGAGCAGGGTCTGAGCTGTTCCAAGTGCGTGA
Above is a genomic segment from Desulfonatronum sp. SC1 containing:
- a CDS encoding UPF0175 family protein; the encoded protein is MAQLTLELPDEVFSARKQPPRLFVHDLRLAAAIHWYARGEISMEKGALIAGLDRNDFLEALAAQKVDVFSVDMDSLASELQHA
- a CDS encoding DUF3368 domain-containing protein; its protein translation is MPEVAVVNASPLIFLSKAGMIDLLQQAASNVVVPWPVAEEVQQRGQNDVTAQALRNAEWLSVVPSPSIPVRIQFWDLGPGESSVLASALAIPGGIAVIDDGAGRRCAETLGLPLLGTLGLVMIGKKRRLFPAARPIIALLKQHGMYLSESVIDRAMAMIGE